In a genomic window of Helicobacter pylori NQ4053:
- the hemL gene encoding glutamate-1-semialdehyde 2,1-aminomutase has protein sequence MELLHSINDFNEAKQVIAGGVNSPVRAFKSVKGTPPFILKGKGAYLYDVDNNHYIDFVQSWGPLIFGHADEEIEKNIINALKKGTSFGAPTELETTLAKEIISCYEGLDKVRLVNSGTEATMSAIRLARAYSQKDDLIKFEGCYHGHSDSLLVKAGSGCATFGSPSSLGVPNDFSKHTLVARYNDLNSTEECFKKGDVGCVIIEPIAGNMGLVPAQKEFLLGLKALCEKYQAVLILDEVMSGFRASLSGSQEFYGVVPDLVTFGKVIGAGLPLACFGGRAEIMDLLSPIGSVYQAGTLSGNPLAVCAGLSALYKIKRDKTLYTRLNALAVRLTQGLKKSAQSYNIALETLNRGSMFGFFFNENAVRDFDDALKSDIEMFAKFHQKMLFKGVYLACSSFETGFICEPMTEEMIDFTIAKADESFDEIIKGV, from the coding sequence ATGGAGTTGTTGCACAGCATTAATGATTTTAATGAAGCCAAGCAGGTGATCGCTGGGGGGGTCAATTCACCTGTGAGGGCGTTTAAGAGCGTTAAAGGCACTCCCCCCTTTATTTTAAAGGGTAAGGGGGCGTATCTTTATGATGTGGATAACAACCATTATATAGATTTTGTGCAAAGTTGGGGGCCTTTGATTTTTGGGCATGCTGATGAAGAGATTGAAAAAAATATTATTAATGCATTAAAAAAAGGCACTTCTTTTGGCGCTCCCACAGAATTAGAAACCACTTTAGCTAAGGAAATCATTTCTTGTTATGAAGGCTTAGATAAGGTGCGTTTAGTGAATAGCGGCACAGAAGCGACCATGAGCGCGATACGACTCGCTAGAGCTTATAGCCAAAAAGACGATTTGATCAAGTTTGAAGGGTGTTATCATGGGCATAGCGACTCCTTATTGGTGAAAGCGGGTAGCGGGTGCGCTACTTTTGGATCTCCTTCTTCTTTAGGCGTGCCGAACGATTTTAGCAAACACACTCTAGTGGCCCGTTATAACGATTTAAACTCCACAGAAGAATGTTTTAAAAAAGGCGATGTGGGTTGCGTCATCATTGAACCCATTGCCGGGAATATGGGGTTAGTGCCGGCTCAAAAAGAGTTTTTATTGGGCTTAAAGGCTTTGTGTGAAAAATACCAAGCGGTGCTGATTTTAGATGAAGTGATGAGCGGGTTTAGAGCGAGTTTGAGCGGTTCGCAAGAATTTTATGGCGTTGTGCCGGATTTGGTAACCTTTGGTAAGGTGATAGGTGCGGGGCTTCCTTTGGCGTGTTTTGGAGGGCGTGCAGAAATTATGGACTTGCTTTCGCCCATTGGAAGCGTGTATCAAGCAGGCACTTTGAGCGGTAACCCCCTAGCGGTGTGCGCAGGGTTGAGTGCGCTTTATAAAATCAAAAGAGACAAAACCCTTTATACCCGCTTGAACGCTTTAGCCGTTCGTTTGACTCAAGGTTTAAAAAAGAGCGCTCAAAGCTATAATATCGCTTTAGAGACGCTCAACAGAGGGAGCATGTTTGGCTTTTTCTTTAACGAAAATGCGGTGCGTGATTTTGATGACGCTTTAAAAAGCGATATAGAAATGTTTGCAAAATTCCATCAAAAAATGCTTTTTAAGGGCGTGTATTTGGCATGTTCAAGCTTTGAAACCGGCTTTATTTGTGAGCCTATGACTGAAGAGATGATTGATTTTACGATCGCAAAAGCCGATGAAAGTTTTGATGAAATCATAAAGGGCGTGTGA
- a CDS encoding AtpZ/AtpI family protein: MKKPKYYKFIEGANYLSLGLSMVVAILMGVAIGYGLKKLTHISWLFWLGVIWGVLASFLNVYKAYKNMQKDYEELAKDPKYTQNKTK; encoded by the coding sequence TTGAAAAAGCCAAAGTATTATAAATTCATAGAGGGGGCGAATTATTTGAGCTTAGGGCTGTCTATGGTGGTAGCGATCCTTATGGGCGTGGCTATAGGCTATGGGCTTAAAAAGCTCACTCACATTTCGTGGCTTTTTTGGCTTGGGGTTATTTGGGGCGTGTTAGCGAGCTTTCTCAATGTCTATAAGGCTTATAAAAACATGCAAAAAGACTATGAAGAACTAGCCAAAGATCCCAAATACACACAAAATAAAACAAAATAA
- a CDS encoding carbon-nitrogen hydrolase family protein, whose protein sequence is MKTKNPAKRILKTAVIQMQSKPYALNENLQLALNLAKEAHNKGANLIVLPELFDSGYCVNDKDADFGINLKAIEHGELKSETLRALSDFAKSNKVYLVACSIEKTNKKLYDSAYIIPPKGGIVGKHRKIYLWGDEKSRFKRGKKYEVFTLDFGDFSAKVGLQICYEIGFGVGANLLALQGAEVLIYPSAFGKARAYNWDLLSKARALENGCFVCACNHSGEETNAQLKQTLEFAGDSRIIAPNGKIIAQATKLNEVIIAEMDLNEVALQRQKIPYLQDFDTKLTKKGFGKLT, encoded by the coding sequence TTGAAAACAAAAAATCCCGCCAAAAGAATCCTAAAAACCGCTGTGATTCAAATGCAATCCAAACCCTACGCCTTAAATGAAAACCTGCAATTAGCGCTCAACCTAGCCAAAGAAGCCCACAATAAAGGTGCGAATCTCATTGTTTTACCGGAATTGTTTGATAGCGGTTATTGCGTGAATGATAAGGATGCGGATTTTGGGATAAATCTTAAAGCGATAGAGCATGGCGAGCTAAAAAGCGAGACTTTGAGAGCGTTAAGCGATTTTGCAAAGTCTAATAAAGTGTATCTAGTAGCGTGTAGCATTGAAAAAACAAATAAAAAACTTTACGACAGCGCTTATATCATTCCACCAAAAGGCGGGATCGTTGGCAAGCATCGTAAAATCTATTTGTGGGGCGATGAAAAATCGCGCTTCAAAAGGGGTAAAAAATACGAGGTTTTTACGCTGGATTTTGGGGATTTTAGCGCGAAAGTGGGTTTGCAAATTTGCTATGAAATCGGCTTTGGCGTGGGCGCGAATCTGTTAGCGTTACAAGGGGCAGAGGTTTTAATCTATCCTAGCGCGTTTGGTAAAGCTAGGGCTTATAATTGGGATTTATTGAGCAAAGCTAGAGCGTTAGAAAATGGCTGTTTTGTGTGCGCGTGCAATCATAGTGGGGAAGAAACTAACGCCCAATTAAAACAAACGCTAGAATTTGCCGGTGATTCAAGAATCATTGCGCCCAATGGGAAAATCATCGCGCAAGCCACCAAGCTTAATGAAGTCATTATCGCTGAAATGGATTTGAACGAA